In the Silene latifolia isolate original U9 population chromosome 1, ASM4854445v1, whole genome shotgun sequence genome, AGATGAAAAATTCCTTCGTCCAGTATGGGTCTTGGACGAAGAAATTTTTCGTGTGGGCCTGGAgttggacgaaaaatttcttcgtccaaggcccatactggacgaaggaatttttcgtcTGGGTCTGGGTTTGGACGAAAAAGTTCTTCGTCCAGCACATTtcgtattttttttatttacttattttttcCGTCATTTTTAGTGTTcgtaaaaattaattaattattactaataaatCCCGTAAATGGCCCAAATCAttgtattatatttttattttatttttttaattctttccgactcgttttgttttcgtataaaataattaattattattaactaatttatcgaAATGCGTGCGCAGGTGTATAACGATAATATCGGTGGCGACGGTGATTACTCTAATCATTTTATGACCTCCAAAATTTTTTCATCAAGTATGGAAGGGTTTACTTGGGCATTTGAGACCGGACGTAAactcgggtttggtataaaaTGAGCAAGCAACAAGAAAGTTGGTCGTCACACAAGTTTGAAACAGGATTATTTTGTTTGTCGGATGGGTGGAAGATGTCCCGTAAATAATGATGCTGATGCTTTAATGAGGGCTAACACGATTACCGCGTGGTGCAATTGCAAATTTCAAATGAAAGTTGTTGAAATACAAGAAAATAAGTGGAAGCTTGTCATGCTATTCGGGTTTCATAATCATGCTTtaacgttgtattgtgacggcgatAGATACTTTGCAAAGTTTGATGAAGAAGAGTTGGCTTATATCGACGCCCAAGTTAGAGCTCACGTAAGACTGGCTATTATTAGTGCGGGTTTGCATCAGCGGAATCCTGAAAAGTCAAGACCTAATCGGCGACAAATCTACAATTGTTCTCAGAAAGTAAGGGCCGAGGAAACAGATGGGAGAAACTCGGCACAACAGATGTTAGCACTTGCGGTTCAGCATAAGTACGTTCATTACTGGGTCACTGATCGGGAGACCAAGGAGCTAACCCACGTGTTCATGGCTCATCCAGAAGCTGTTAAGATGTTTCGATCATACTATTATGTGGTCCTAATCGATTCCACGTACAAGACAAACTTATAGGGTCTTTCGTTTGTTGAGATGGTTGGAGTCACACCCGTTGGGAAGACCTTTGTGATCGCGTATGCTCTTGTGACGAATGAGTCTGAGGATGGATATCGTTGGGTCTTACAGCAACGGAGGGCCCTTCTCAATGATGTCGTTCAACCTAATGTTATTGTTACTGATTGCGAGCAAGGGTTGTTGAACGGGATTCCCACTGTTTTTCCGGATTCGTCTCACTTGCTATGTCTTTGGCATATATATGCTAACGTGGAGACGAGAGCACTTCATATCACGGGTCAGGATAGTTAGGCTAACTTCATAACTTGTAACTTATTTAAAGCGGTTGTCGAGGCGGAGACCCGAGATGAGTTTGATGTGGCGTGGGccaatttggcaaggcaatggCCGGGAGTGGCGACTTATATTGAGGGTCAATGGTTCCCGCATGTGGAGAAATGGGACAAGTACAGAACGAACAAGATAACTCATTTTGAGAACACTTCTACATCCCGGGTTGAGTCGGCTCATGCGAATTTGAAGAAATGGTTGAATAGCGCGAAACTGGCCATTGATAGCATCTGGATCCGTTTTCATTCTTTGTTGGAAACACAACATGTTGAGATCCGACACTTGTTGGAGTTATCTAGATCGAGACGGTTGACTGGGATTAATCGATTATTCTCCAGACTTTCTTATAAAATCTCAAAGAATGCCATCATTGAATTGCGTGGAGAATTCGAAAGAGGTGCCAAGATGACGGAAGATGCCTTGATGATCGATTGCGGTTATGTAAATACTACTACACTTGGTTTGTTATGTGCTTGTTCACTTCATCTCATTTCTAGAAATGGATCTCGAGTCCCTCTTGATGTCTTACATGTATTTTGGAGGAAGTTGGAGTACGATGGTTCGGAGGCAATGCCGGCTTATGACGATGATCGACTCGAGGAGTTATTTGATGAAATTCGGAATGCAGATCCGAGTATGAGATCATCCATGTTTGATGCCCTTTACTCTCAGATACATCCGGATGAGGAGGATTTATACGAGCCTCGGGTGAACGAGAACCCTAGAGGACGTCCGAGGAGGGGAACTCGTAGAGAACCGTCCGCCGTTGAGCATGCACGAGTTCGGGTTAGCTTAGGCAGAGGTAGAGGTAGAGGCAGATCAGCTACGCTCCAAAGAAACTCGTCTTCACAACAACCTACCACCCCCGGGTCCACTCCGACGGTTCCTTTTACTCC is a window encoding:
- the LOC141586363 gene encoding uncharacterized protein LOC141586363, whose translation is MGGRCPVNNDADALMRANTITAWCNCKFQMKVVEIQENKWKLVMLFGFHNHALTLYCDGDRYFAKFDEEELAYIDAQVRAHVRLAIISAGLHQRNPEKSRPNRRQIYNCSQKVRAEETDGRNSAQQMLALAVQHKYVHYWVTDRETKELTHVFMAHPEAVKMFRSYYYVVLIDSTYKTNL